GCCAAATAACTCCCATTCCATTGGGGCCGGACTACCACCGGATCACCGTCCATAGTGCACGTCAGATCCACCACCAGAGACCCTCCCAACTGCCATGCCCAACTGGACTAGAGATGCACTATTCACAGTTTAATCCGCACCCCACCTTTCCGCTACTCCACCGGGCCCAACCGGGGGATTCGACGGGCGCAAATGAGCGTatttggaaaatatgttgTCCCGCGTGGTCCCCGCCTCCCGCCAGCCCTTCCGCCAGCGTGCAGGAGGTCCGGAAGGTCCCGGGATCGATCGCGTGATGCTGGATTTTGTTTGAACTTCCGGATAGGTCGTGGATCGGTTGGCATGAGCTgatcagcatccagcatccagcaccaccactaccaccaccactagcatcCAGCTGTCTGGTCCGAACAATCAGGACAATCGTGACGTTTGTGTTGGGGGTCGAATGGAAGCACGGGGCGCCGTGGACCGTGGGTGCttttaatggaaaacattttgcgGTCGtccagcgctgctgctgctgctgctatctgaCCATGTGGTTCGGTGAACCCCCTGACGGGAGGGGGGTGCGCTGATGATAATTACAGTCCAAATAATTatattcttttgctgctgctgctgctgctgctgttgctggcgctgctcCGGCATCCTTTGATTTGGTGTGTATTGTTACGTGCTCAGCATGCTCACGATGGAGGATGCCAGAGGGGAAAATTTACAAAACGATTGTGAAATTAATTTAGACAACAATtgagcaccatcagcagcaggagcaggagcagcagtagcagcaccgcgaCGCAATTTTGAGCACCGTTTTGCAATCGGATGGTCTGGTTTGCCGGCCATCGCCGTGCCCATACGTCCGAGTCCGCTGATTAGTAGCGCGGAAGTTGTGTGCGTAGCGGGTCCGGGGTTTCGCTCGTTGCATGTAAAGGAAGTACATTAATTACACACCACAACCGCAGCCCGATCGGTGGATGGGTGGATTGTGTGGCCATGTTGGCCATGTTGGCGCTTCTCGCACGCGCCGCGTTTGCATTTACAGCAGCGTGCTGCGCTTTTCGGATTAGCAAAGTTTGCTTTGAGGTTAGGACGCCCGAGGTGGGGACAGGGGGATGGAGGGCTTTTGACGTAGGAGGACAACAACACGCGCCTCGGGGTTTCGATGCCAGGCACGATGCTACAGTGGGAGTTTTGAGGGATTGCATTGTGTAATCCAATTAAAACTATTCCCAAAAAGACCGCTCATGGATTAAAATagatggttttttcttttttcattttcgaaagTATTCATCTACTGTTGTACATTTTGCAAACAGTATTCATCAACTATATACAGTCGGAACGAGCTAACGTTCAAGGCCAACTATGACCAACTGCCAACCGGAACTGATCCGGTTATATCATGTTAGCTTTGTAGCTCGAAAAAATCGAAGCAACAAAactgcaaaacaaaatggcgtcaGAACTGGATAGCCTAGCATACAATTTTTTACGAATTCTTGGAATGATGTACGTTGATGATGtaatgaatgaatgatgaaTCATGTTACTGTAGCCATATCAGTCATTtgttgtctctctctgtctcttgctCAAATTGATGTTATGTTGTCAATTTTGCTGACAATGCTCACTCTTAATCCTACGTAAGAGAAGTACTCGATTTCTTCGAACTCTCTGTTGCCTAATGGTAAGCCATACCCAAGTATATGACGCTCAGACACTCTAGTTTACTTAATTAAATATACAGATAGATGTAGAGCTTAGTTGCTAGTTCGAGAAATCCAACTATTCACTACAACAAAGTATGCAATCACCCAAAAGGGCACtttttggtaaaaacaaaagcagACCATCACTGGCAGAAGCACAGCAGGTACCCCACGGGCCCCACACCTTCCCTTCAGCCAGCGGGCTGGGCTTGGGCCtttgatgaaaataaaaataaaatcttttTAATAGAAAATTCCTGCACAAAATGAATCCTCGGACTCTGGCCGGACCTTCCGCGCCGGTCCGCCTGTGTGAGCAATACCTTTCTGCATTATCGCCGTACACCGCGAGCATAATAAACacccggcggcggcagcagcggccgtgCCATTGCAAGAAGAACCCAAGCGGCCTTGCGCCTCGTGCGCCTCGAAACAAACATTGTGTACCACGCGATGCACCAAAAACACCATATCTTCCCATGCGCCaaggccgtggtggtggcaaaggagaaaaaaagctGGAAGGacgaaacagcaaaacacaagaagcagcaacggcaaaGGCCCGTTCCGTTCTCGTGCCTCGTTCGTGCCTAGCTTGCGTGCTTTGTGCCCTCAACCTCCCGCTCTCCGCACCATTTCCATTACTTTCCACTCGATTCAGATACCGCCCCCTGCCCTTCGTCGCAGGGCCCCGGGGGCAATTTTCACGAAATTAGCAATCCTAGCGCACCATTCCGTCCCACCGTATTTCGGAACGcgcgcaccgagcaccgagcgaaCGCAAGACTCCTTGTTGTGGTCGTCCTTGCGCCCGTCCTTGCATCGTACGCCTCTCGTTGGCCTGCATGCCTCGCTAGCTAGCTACCGGGGCTGGGGCTGTTGCAGCGCTAAACATGAAAGAGAGATGATTTTAAATTAAgttttaaattcatttgccAAACGGCAAAATGATTCCTTaccgcgcacacatacagcatgCAGTCGCACCAAAGATTGCCAGTGTTGCTCCGCCAcgtttatcttcttcttcttcttccgctacTCCGCATTGTGgatcgtggtccgtggtcgaCAATAGTGCTCGTGcttcgttccatttttttagTAGTTccctttccattttctaccaattttccgttccggtgcaCAACTTCTACCTAAGTcaattcgcgcgcgcgtttttaGCGGAGAGCAGccgaagcgaaggagaagcagaCTCTCTAGTTCGGTTCTTGAGTTTATTGGCACTGGATGagtggtgtgtctgtgtgtgtgtgtgtccgcccCTCCCGTGGTACCTAACTGCCTCCTAATGAGCAGATGGCTTACAAGGCAGGTGcggtcgccgccaccgccgctggaAGACAAAGGAGAAAAGTGCATTTTAATTCGCTCATTAACATTAAACTATTCAATTATACATTTGAAACGATGATGTATGCTAATGGTGGAAAAAGTTGAATCAAATACTCCGCCCGGGTGCCTCGAGCAGTCCTCGAGTCGGTCGAGTAGTGTGTGGATTCAGATGCCGGTCCTGAGTAGAGCGCTAGCGCTTCTTCATCCTTTGATTGCCTTAAGTGGAATGCTACCGCCTGCTCGGATGGGATACGTCGAGGTATTGCGGTATTGAAAATAGTGCAGCGAGAAGCTCGCACATAATGTTCGCGCTCTCGCTGCCGGCAGCTTGCGCCGTCCATTAAAATCTTAATGAGTTTTGTTCACCAACGGAGAGCTGTCGATGACGAGCCAGAACTTTATGCTAACAATTCAAATTGGCAGTCTCGGTTCCAGGAATCCCGTCTAGGAGCTAATGCTAATCCCTGGCAACCGcggagttggtggtggtggccacccccgccccccgaaaaaaggaaatccaatCCACCACTTTGCACAAACCGATATATATTGCCACGTCAGCTTATTCgatcaagcacacacacacacacgaagagggagagaggaggcAAACTTTTCCCATATTCGGTCTTAACTTATCAGCCGTACGGAGCAACAAAAGCTGCACGCCGGAAAAGTCCAAAGTCACTATCGACGCCGGGCCGCGTGGACGCGGTCGTTCGCTTTTGGATGAATAACCAAATTGGCTTTCCAGGTTATATCCCCGGGACAGTTTTCCGAGAAGTTTCCGGAGGCTCCGGACagccatttttctctctcactctctcgctctctctatatcCCAGTGCCTGCGGTGATGGAACTTCTTAGCCTACTTCGTACCgttgccaaccagccagccaattcCTCACCTTCAGATTTTCGTCTCCTACGGGATCACGGTTCCGGTCGTCGAAACTTCTGCTGGATTCACGAGCcacactgttttttttcttttttttgcttcaccaTGTTTTGTCCTGCCTTTGAGTTGCTCGGCTCTTTTTTCCCATCCATCTAACTGACCTTATCCGTTGTttccccctcttcccttctGCCTGCAGGCCGGAATATACTGCTGTGGCGCCGAGGGAGCGCCGTCGTGACGGCCGCCAACCTGATCATCACGCGCGACACCCGCTTCAAGCTGCTCGAGGGCTACAGCTTACAGATCAAAAACGTGCGACCGCAGGATGCCGGCGACTACAACTGCCAGATCGGGGACCACGACAACCGGGATCTGGTGCACACGGTCGAGATCCTGGTACCACCGTCCGTACGCTCCAACCCCGAAACGGGCCACGTGACGGTACGGAAAGGTGGCACTGCTACGCTCGAGTGTAAGGCTTCCGGCAATCCCGTCCCCAGCATCAGCTGGACACGCAAGGTAAGACCAGCATGTGCGCCATCATCACGACTGTGACGTCACGTCtcgtctgttctgttctgtctTCTTTCGTTCGCAGGACTCGATACACGGTTCGCCCCACCTGTCCGAGGGTCCGACCCTCACGCTCGAGAACGTCAACCGGCAGGACAGTGGCACGTACCGGTGCTACGCAGACAACGGCATCCGGGAGCCGGTCTTCGTCGACCTGCAGCTGATTGTGCTCTGTGAGTAATTGATTCAGACCCCGGCATGGATTGCAGGATTGCGTCGCCAATCCCGCACCGGCGCACGGTGCCGCACGCCGGAAGCAATCAGTCACTAATTGTGAAATGATTCGACAAAACACGGCCCCTCCTCACTCCCTCACCAACCAGCTACTAGCTCTTGCTACGGGGTTTTGCCCGggttgctgtttttgttgctccgGCCGCTCGTGCCCCGGCCATCGAATGAAGCGAAGAGGATGGCGACGAGGATGTCGACTTGGAGGGGTGGTTCGACGGAATTCGATTAAAAATAGATTTCTCGTACAGTACGAGGGGCACCGCTGTACACGCTACCCGGTACCCAGACTCAGACTCAGACTCAGGCCGTCGAGTGCTTCAAATTGAGTCTCCAATTCAGAAGACGGGATTGTTTCGGATTGCTTTTCATCCGCGTTTTTTCCACCCCCGTTGTTATTGcttcgtccgtctgtccggCCAGCCACGAGATCATTGCTTCGGTTTTAATTGTGACAGtggcgctcacacacacacagagtcgtGTTGCAGCATCACAATCGATCTAGGTAGCCTTCTCATTGTCATCTTTTCGCTTGGATACCTTGGCGTCACTCCATTCGAATTTTCTGAACTTTTCAACCGCTACTCAGTTGTAAACATGGAGGACGTTTCTGTTGCACTGCACCAGAAGTACTTTTCGCTCCTGATCCTTGAACCACGGATTCGATGGAGGATAACGAACAAATGGAAACAGCTTTTGAAAGGTTGTTGATACGTCTTGTTTTTTTAATCACTTTGGTTGTCGGTTTCTGCACCAAGTACTTGACAGAGGTCGGTGCCGCTTCCTTGAGGAAATACTTTTCAAGGAATTTAGATTTCCTCAAAACAAACGCTTcattgatgtgtgtgtgtgtgtgtgtgtgtgtgtgtgtgtgtttgtttgtgcgccCGCCTTCCTTTTCCACGAAGTGCGGTACGCTAAGCTCTCAGAACCTACCTTTTGCCTGAAATTCATCGGCATGAAAAGACACCGAAGTGATCATAATAATCATGTGCCGTGTTGGCCCATCGAAAGCCCGACCAGTGCAATGTTAGCGTAGcatacacacaagcgcgcacacacacacacaccgtcgaaCTAATCGTATCAAGGGTCGAAATGAACCTTCCAGACCAAAAATAATCGACCGAAGCTCCGGCACCAGCACacaaagcaacacacacacatgcacacacatgcacacacgtacaggaTGATGGTGTCCTGGAATGAAACGTGAAGCCTGGTGTGCTGGAAAAACGGCCGGCTAGCTTTCTCGAACAGTGGAAAACAGCGCTCGAGGGATCGAGGGAAAATTGTTCGCTCGAGCTGATTTTGATGGATTAAACTGCTCTCTGTTTgataaatttgttttgctctctATCCCtgccctcctctctctctgcctctgtctgtctctttcttactctccttctctctctctctcctctctaacacacagcaccaccggaaATCACAGTCGAAAAATCGTGGGTCCACGCCGGCGAAGGGTACGAGGCCCAGCTCGTCTGCACCGTACACGGTGATGCTAATCCAGAGGTAAGCTCAACGCCGGCCCTACCGGGCATATACCGTAAAACCTCACACCTTCCTGcacttcccgttcccgttgccGCTTttctgtgtgggtgtgtgttttaagAGCGAGAGGAGGTGTGGGCTCGGTGGGTGTTGCTAATCGAGTTTAGCTGCTGTTCTGCTTCTCGGGGTTCCAAAATACACATGAATCGTGGCCATTCGCTCGCAGCAGTGTGCTCGCCTTTTGACGGTTGCATCTTTGCTCGATACTCCTcctccacgacctccacgacctccacgaCCTCCTGaactggatgctggatgctcaAGCTTTAATACTTGATTAAATCATCGATACACAGAATGGGGGGTGCGCGCCTGCATTATGAATCTTATGTCCTCGTACCGGAGGAGAGTGACTTCGTGCTCTTCGTGTGTCTCATCAATTTGTGAATATTAATAATGCGCcactcccccccaaaaaattcATTTGCAAGCTGCCTCAGAGTGCGAGCACGAGCAAAAAGGCGGAGACAAATTGGAAAACCGGGGACGCCATCAATCCTCTCAGCAATTGCGCGAAAGCTCAAAGAAAAGGGTCCGGCGTTGGCGTTGTGATGGCATTCGCATCACGGCTCTGCCATTATGCAGTCGACACGGACAGCCCGCTGAAAAATGCATCCAATAAATCAATGccattcctttccatttcctgctAATATACTGCAACTGATTCCCTCGCTGGTGCAAAAATTGTGCAGCATTTTCTGAAAAGTTGCGCAACGATAGGATAGTGCACTTCTGGTTCCCGGTAAAGCGTTTCATTGTAAAAGCTCCACAACTGAACATGTAATATAGGATACATTCATTGAACCGTTCCTCGTTCTTGGGAAAAGCAAAATTGTATTGTTGGTTCGGTACCCGGGAACCAACAACCAAGAGGCCCTTCGCTACACGGGAAGTGGATGGTTTTCATTGCGAACCAAAAGCAGCTTTTGACAGGCATTTCCACGGAAACCTACGACCTGGCGCACGACGAGTGCGCTGCGCTCTATTGACCTCTAAGTAATGAGGCGAAATCCACTGCCACGGAGACTGCAATGTACAAATGTTTATCGTCAATTGAATTCGAAGTTCAGCCCGGGATGCCCTTCCAGACATGAACCTCCTACCTATACCAGTCAATTCGTCGATACCATTGCGATCCCACGGGCAGCAATCAATCCAAGTACTATATTGTACGTTTTATTCGCTCGACCGCTCGCCATAGTTTATCGTTCGCTTCGTCCACTTCCTGCCAGTTCATTCCATCCCGTGTCCGGAAACACGGGATGGAAGTAGCTCGAACTCGGCACTAAACTGtgcaaacggaaacgaacaCTGCAATAAAGAATGCTAAAGAATCGTCGTCGAAATCGTCCTCGTGTTCGGGCATCCATTTTACAAATTAAACCGAGTGATCATCCAACCTACCAGTACTAATTCTGTTGGAatctttcttctcctgctctctcCTTATAGGTCATGTGGTACCAGGATTCATTTCTGCTGCATCCGAACGACCGGCGAACGATGGATACGCGGGGCGAGAAGCACTACCTGACGATCCGTAACGTTCGATCGTCCGATTTCGGCAATTATAGGTAAGACATTTCCTCGTGAGGGTTCGCAGATGATGAAGACACGTTACCTGACTCTTGTTCTTCTAGCTGCGTGGCAGAGAACTCGCTCGGGCGCGCCAAGAAGTACATCGAGGtatccggccggccgggcccGGCACAGTTCCACTCGCCCATGTACAGCCGGTACCGGGAGATGTACAATCTCACGTGGAGCATTGAATCATTCCCGCTGATAGAGGAAATCAGATTACTCTACAGGAAGCTAATGGTGAGTAAACCGCGAACTCCTGGACCTTGTGACTCGCCCCttcttcttggtttttttgctCACTTCGCGACGCTTCTCAGACGCTCCCCGGGTTGGTGGCTTTTTCCACGACGCTGGAGCGACGCTATCTTGCGTTACAAATTTATTCCCATCATCCCACCACAACCCTTCCGGGAGTAACCGGAGTGTTCGTTGTGGTGAGCAATGGTGCGCGGTACTGCTGCACTTTTATGGCATAACGTCGTccattcatcgtcgtcgtcgtcgtcgtcgtcgcggtggAAGTATTACAATTTATTATCGTGGTACTGGTACGGCGCTGATTTCGCACCGTTGGAGCATGTTTTATGCAAGGGGCAGCATAATTGATACTTTACTGCCTTCGGGGCCATCTTCCTTTTCACAACGTTCCCTAGAACGTTCCCGGTCGCTGTAATTTAATTCCTTAACTTCCTTAACTACCAGACCCAGACACTAGTACTACTTCTTCTAGCAGTTGAAACCCTCCATCAAATAGTgcagacagtgtgtgtgtgtgtgtgtttcgttgtgCACGCATGCAGAACAGTGCCACGTCCGTCGGATTTATCTTCGTCTCAAGATCCTCGTTCCCCTGACCGCTAGCTAACCTTTCATTTGTGTTCTTAACGACTTCATCCGCCAGATGAACGAGTCTTATCAGCATCCGGGCAGATGGCACGACATCATCCTCAACCCACCGTCGACGCGATCGGAATCCTATCGCCACATCATGACGTACACCATCAAGGGGCTGGATCCGAACTCGGTCTACGAGACGATCGTGCAGGCGAAAAACCGTTACGGCTGGAATGAGGTAATTGTTCGGTGCCATTGTCGGCCCCCATTCTAAATTGACTTATTACACACACTCGAGTGCACAGCTCGAGATGTGGCAGGTAAAATcgggggcgggggggttgGTAATCAAACACTCTCTCTACTGGTGACAACGGAGCGCTAAGTGCATAGCTTCATTTAGAAGCTTCAAATTCGTGGATTTCCGGAAAGTGGATGCGTGGAATGTGGATTGTCGAGAAGGATCCAGCGAGTCCGGTGCAGGGGACTATCAGTTAATTACATCGCAACCGCGGCAAGCAAATGGCAAGCAAGCTAGATATGCTGGACATATTTTGTcctcattcagcagcagcagcagcagcagcagcatgtaatGAATTCGCTCTCGTAAATTGCATTCCAATGTTtactgcgtttttttttttacccgaaTGCGCGCACAATGTCACGTTCGCGGATATCACAAAACCCCTCGGTCCTGGAGGCCATTTTGTGCGTTCCGGCA
This sequence is a window from Anopheles darlingi chromosome 3, idAnoDarlMG_H_01, whole genome shotgun sequence. Protein-coding genes within it:
- the LOC125956941 gene encoding protein amalgam-like: MANHGAGHILLVFLLIFTQETAYGTAFGNSLSDPMLDPDFIDSPPMVQPKFTSRSQSIRAVIGDTITLPCEVENLGRNILLWRRGSAVVTAANLIITRDTRFKLLEGYSLQIKNVRPQDAGDYNCQIGDHDNRDLVHTVEILVPPSVRSNPETGHVTVRKGGTATLECKASGNPVPSISWTRKDSIHGSPHLSEGPTLTLENVNRQDSGTYRCYADNGIREPVFVDLQLIVLSPPEITVEKSWVHAGEGYEAQLVCTVHGDANPEVMWYQDSFLLHPNDRRTMDTRGEKHYLTIRNVRSSDFGNYSCVAENSLGRAKKYIEVSGRPGPAQFHSPMYSRYREMYNLTWSIESFPLIEEIRLLYRKLMMNESYQHPGRWHDIILNPPSTRSESYRHIMTYTIKGLDPNSVYETIVQAKNRYGWNEVSDIFQFYTLSTDMPNEDVEQTLGSTAYGNNFRALSGGPEIRPIVRPVLCLLSLTWLILRGLV